The genomic interval ACCAACCCGTCGAATGGAAGCGTCCGCTGCGCGATATCCTCGAAACGCTTCTTCTTGCCGTCTTCCTGTATTTTGGGATCAACGCCGTCTCTGCCCGCGTGCGCGTGGATGGGTACAGCATGAACCCGTCGCTTGAGAACGGCGAATACATCCTGGTGAATAAACTGGCGTATAAACTCGGCGCGCCTTCGCGAGGCGATATCATTGTTTTCAGTTATCCGCGCGACCCCAGCCAGGACCTGATCAAGCGCGTGATCGGTTTGCCCGGCGATACGGTCGTGGTCGAAAACGGTCGGGTGCTGGTCAACGGGTTGCAGTTGGAGGAGCCGTACATTGCTTCGGCGCCGTTTTATAACGGCACATGGCAGGTGGACGAGGGAAGCCTGTTCGTGCTGGGCGATAACCGCAACGAGTCGAAAGATTCGCACGAGTGGGGTTTGCTCCCCATGGACAATGTGATCGGTAAAGCCGTGGTCATTTATTGGCCCCCTCCCAAATGGGAGATCATCAACCACATCGACGTGGCTTTTGCCGCGCAATGAAGTTACCTTTATGAACGATACCCATGCCGCTCCCCTCCAACCCCATGCAGACCGCGTTCCGTGCAGTGAATGTTCGGCGGGCATTATGCACTTGCGCCACATCACCTATTTCACCTGGCTCAGCGAGGAACTCGTCACTGTGCCGAACTTCCCCGCCTGGATCTGCGACCTGTGCGGCAGACGCGAATACGATGAGCGCGCCGTCTCGTGGCTGGCGATGCTCCTCAGCCCGGAAACGGGAAAGCCCACGCGCCGCGTCCATCGGACGCCCAAGCCTGCCCCGCCCGCGTTGAATCATCCCACCCCCCCGCTGGACTGACTCACACACCATGGACTCTTCCTCTCGAACGTATCGTTTCCTTCCCGCAGATTTATACACCGCCGGCTATCGTATCGTCGGCAAGGTGATGGCTGGCACGAGCGGCATCATGGGGACGATGAACGACCACACCAAGTCGCATCTTGAAGTGCATGATGCGCGGCTGGCGCGCATCCATATGCCCACAAAGTTAGTGGATCATTTTGAGGTAGTGAGGCTGGTGAAGACAAATATTTTCGCGTTGTGCGCCGCGCGCCGCGAAGACCTGGGTCCTGCGGCGGTGGTGCGCGGCGGGTATTCGAATGCCGCGCCTGTGCTTGCCCGGGTGACTTCGCAGGTGTACGAAGTGGAAGGGAAATTGGAGATTTCGGGTCGGTTCGATTTTTCGGTGCTGATTTCAGATACCACGCGCAATTTCATTCCGGTCTTCGACGCCGTGCTGGGAGCCATCCTCATCCCCAACCTCAGGGTGGAAAGTCCCGCGATGTTGTTCAACCGCGTGTTCATCGATATGATGGCGCTCCTCAACCAGCGGGCGAAAGAGGATAAGTAGCGGGCGTGGCGAAACAGGCGTGTCATAACCTTCTTTGCCACAGGGAACACCGAGACCGCAGAGAAAAATCTCTCTCTACCGGTACATTTGCACCGCTAAGTGTCGCCATGGCGCCATGCGACACCCGCAAAGAACATAAAGAAAACTTTTTTATCTTGGCGACCTTGGCGCGCTTTGCGGTAAATATCTTTCATGTACGGTAGAGAAAAAAATCTCAAATTCTCTGTGGACTCTGCCGTGTCGCGACACGAACGGTGTGGCTTCGCAGACCCAAATAACCGCTCTCATGTAGCATGTAGCCAATTGCTTGACCATTGCAAGGCGGGATGATAAAATCCGCCCGCTTTACGAAAGAACGTTTGCCCCCATCGTCTAGTGGACTAGGACGCAGCCCTTTCAAGGCTACGACCGGGGTTCGAATCCCCGTGGGGGCACTAACAAAACCTAACGCGCCGTGAGGCGCGTTTTTGTTTTGGAACACTGAGTGTACTCCTGCGGGTTGAATGGATTCGGCACAAGGCTGTCCGCGCTGAGGAAGCGTCCCAGCTTGGGGGAGTAGAATCTCGACTGGTAATGGTAGATTCCCAAACCAGCGATATTCCGTTGCCCTGTGAAGAGTTTGTCCGTATACATGCTTCCTGTGGCGAGGCGCGTCTCGCCGAAGGAGTAATAGCGGTTTTCACCCACGATGTTGCCTGCTGAATCGGTCACGACGGACGCCGAGCCAAGGTGATCTTTCAAGGTGAAGTAGAGTGTACCATTGACTCGCACATCGTCCCGATGCTCTTTGGGATGGCTCCGCCAGCGGGATAGTAGGTTGTTGTGCCGATTACCGAAATTAGCAACAAGAAGAGACTACCCATTTGATTACCTTACACTTTCAAAATCGGCATGCTGATACACGCTGAAAACGCAGATTTTTCATTCTGAATCAGCGAAAATCAGCGCACTTCGCGGTCTGCGACCCCAAAACCTTTGTGTAAGGTACTCAGACTTCTCATGGAAGACACTGTTTCGTAAGTACACAGATTCGACGGATTACACGGTCAAACAAGGGTTATCAAATAGTTTTCTCCGTGAAATCCGTGTGATCCGTGTCCAAAAAAGACTTCAGAAACACTCTCTAAAGACAATCTCCACTCTCATTTCTCTATTCTCTACTCTCTACTCTCTATTCTCTATTCTCTATTCTCTACTCTCCACTCTCCAGTCTCTCATCACGCATCCAAGTGATACGTGTGATACGCGTTCTGGCACGGGTTGCCCCAGGCGATGTGCATTTCGCGGGCGGTCAGGTCGATGACCAGCGCCGAAATGGTGCTCTCGCGGTCCATCGGGTCGATACCGGCGATGTTGTGATTGCAAATGGAGTTCGGCAGGTTCACATGATCCTTCTGGATCGTCTGCAGGGTTTTGATCGTATGGGTCGAGTTCTCGCGCAGTAAGCGGTTCGCGCGGAAGTAGCGCACGCGAGAAGAGATCAACTCCTCGGGGTCCTTCTCGATCTCCTTCATGGTCGGCGAAAGATAATGGTTCGTGTGAACCATATATCCGTCAGTGCCGTGCAAGATGTCGAAACGCTTCGCCGAGACCTCCACCGAATACATCTCCCCGCTTTCATGAACGAGCAGGTGGTTGTACCCCGCGGCGCGATGCGAGATGAGCATCCGCCCGATGGCGCCTGAAATACGACGCGAGGAAAGAACGGCGCGCGCGACAACCAGGCGGGGAATGCCGATGCGGGAATCGTTCGGGTAGACCGAATCGATCAACTGGGCGATGCCGTAGGCGTTGAATCCCACGTTAGGGAGCAATCCGCCGTACGTCATGGCAAGAAACGGAGGTTCCTCCTTCGGCTTCGCCAAAACCACATACACATCATTCTCGTCTTCCGGCACCCAATCCTCGTTGTGCGCCGCCAGCACATGACCATCCGCCGCGCGCTGTTCGTTCACCGCAAAACTGGTGCAGCGCGTAAGATGCAAGGCGTCCATCGTCATGGCTTCCATGGTATTGAGTGCCACCACATCATCGAACGACACATTCGCCCCCTCGGCAATGCCGCGCATTTCATCCACGTATTGGGGATAACGCTCCTCGGCGAACGGCAAATACTTACGCGACTGGATCTGCGCGCCTCCCCACGTGAGTTCCAGAGTATTGTACGATTGGTCGATCAACACGCGGGCATTCTCGATGCTATGTTGAACCTGCTCGCGCCTCGCCTCGCCGATCTGCCTGCCCATGTCGCGGTGTGTGCCCGAAACCTCCACCAGCGGCGGCGCGGATTGATGAAGTATCGTGTTCGGGATGGGGTTTTGTTGTAATGCCATGAGACCTCCAATAAAATCAATCTGCCCCGGGCGAATACCCGGGGCAGACAAATTATAACAGCGATGCTCCCACCCTCCCGCAGGTTTTCTCGCAGCGCTCCGTTGATTCAACCGAACCTGCGGGACGTTTTACATGCGCGAATTACATCATGCGGACTTTTACGCCTGCGCGACAGGCGGAGGCGGCGGATCCACGATCACACCAGACGTATGAATGGTCCGCGACCCGAAGCGGGTGATCACCACCGAGCCGATCGCCAGCAACCCAAGCAAGAATTGCGCCAGCCCGCCGATACAAGGGAGAAAACCAAGCGCGCCACTGACCAGCACAAGCAAGAAGGTGCCAACGCCCACCGTCGCCACCGGCGACCACGTCTGGCTCATTGCCTTGGCGAAGCGCTCGCCCACCTCCGCCCCAAAGGCAACGATCCCAAACAACCAGGCAAAACCCAGCACAATGGGCGGGATGATCGTAAGGAACAACAACGCGCTCACTACCACCGCCAGCAAACCCATCGCGCCGACCATCAGCGGTTGCGCGGCAATGGCATTGCCTGCGCGCTCCATTTGCGGCTTCCAGAACAACGACAGTAACATGGCGAATCCCGCCGCCAGCGTTGCCCAAAAGAACAACTGGAATATTTGCCCAAAGAATCTGAACCCAAAATCGTACTTCACATCGATTCTGGACGGGTCTTGGAAAGGCGGAACTTGCCCATCCGGAAGATTGATCTCCGGCTGAACGTTATTGACGATCTCCCCTTCGACCACGGCTCCCTCCGCCACCACTGCCTGCCCGCCAATGGTGACCACATCACCCAGCGTCGACGCGGTCTCGTTCAAATAAATCTGCCCGCCAATAGCGACAACATCGCCATGGATCGCCCCGTCGCTTTTCACAGTGCCGCCCACCACAATCAGGTCTCCGTTGAACTCGGCATCTTCTTCAATAGACACGTTTCCGCCAAAGACCACCAGGTCGCCGTCGAACGTATCGCCGGATTCCAGCGTGAAGTTACTCCCAAAGATCACCTGACCGCCATTGGGTCCCGGCCCCTGAGCAAGCGCTGCGCTGGTCGGAACAAGCGCAAGCATAATCAGGGAAATCAGAGTAACGATCCTAAATTTTGTCTTCATACACTACACTCCTTGCGGCGCGCTTCGAAACGCGAACCGCCAAATGGATACCGACCACAACAAGCTGACGCCGGCAACGCCTGAAACGATCACCATCCACCCAAACGGCG from Candidatus Defluviilinea gracilis carries:
- the lepB gene encoding signal peptidase I → MDSLQPPLTEQNSPPTGEADQPVEWKRPLRDILETLLLAVFLYFGINAVSARVRVDGYSMNPSLENGEYILVNKLAYKLGAPSRGDIIVFSYPRDPSQDLIKRVIGLPGDTVVVENGRVLVNGLQLEEPYIASAPFYNGTWQVDEGSLFVLGDNRNESKDSHEWGLLPMDNVIGKAVVIYWPPPKWEIINHIDVAFAAQ
- a CDS encoding YgiT-type zinc finger protein — translated: MNDTHAAPLQPHADRVPCSECSAGIMHLRHITYFTWLSEELVTVPNFPAWICDLCGRREYDERAVSWLAMLLSPETGKPTRRVHRTPKPAPPALNHPTPPLD
- a CDS encoding polymer-forming cytoskeletal protein; its protein translation is MKTKFRIVTLISLIMLALVPTSAALAQGPGPNGGQVIFGSNFTLESGDTFDGDLVVFGGNVSIEEDAEFNGDLIVVGGTVKSDGAIHGDVVAIGGQIYLNETASTLGDVVTIGGQAVVAEGAVVEGEIVNNVQPEINLPDGQVPPFQDPSRIDVKYDFGFRFFGQIFQLFFWATLAAGFAMLLSLFWKPQMERAGNAIAAQPLMVGAMGLLAVVVSALLFLTIIPPIVLGFAWLFGIVAFGAEVGERFAKAMSQTWSPVATVGVGTFLLVLVSGALGFLPCIGGLAQFLLGLLAIGSVVITRFGSRTIHTSGVIVDPPPPPVAQA